Proteins found in one Hyla sarda isolate aHylSar1 chromosome 7, aHylSar1.hap1, whole genome shotgun sequence genomic segment:
- the LOC130282845 gene encoding deoxycytidine kinase 2-like isoform X2 → MLYDKPKRWAYTFQTYACLSRVRAQLKPVSPKLREAEHPVQFFERSVYSDRYVFASSLFESGSINDTEWAIYQDWHTWLLNQFENEIELDGIIYLRATPEKCMSRLHSRGREEEQGIELEYLESLHYKHEKWLYDRTTQLDFESLRHTPILVLDVNDDFKNDKIQQEALLDKVKDFLMAL, encoded by the exons ATGCTGTATGACAAGCCAAAACGATGGGCTTACACGTTTCAGACATATGCTTGCTTAAGCCGTGTGAGGGCTCAGCTGAAGCCAGTGTCTCCTAAGCTAAGGGAAGCAGAGCATCCAGTACAGTTCTTTGAGCGTTCTGTGTACAGTGATCG GTATGTCTTTGCCTCAAGCTTATTTGAATCTGGGAGCATCAATGAcacagagtgggccatttatcAGGACTGGCATACATGGCTTTTGAACCAGTTCGAGAATGAAATTGAGCTGGATGGAATTATCTATCTTCGAGCAACGCCAGAG AAATGTATGAGTAGACTTCATTCACGAGGCAGAGAGGAGGAACAGGGAATTGAACTTGAATACTTGGAAAGCCTGCATTATAAACATGAAAAATGGCTATATGACAGAACTACaca GTTGGACTTTGAATCCCTCCGACATACCCCAATTCTAGTGTTGGATGTCAATGATGATTTCAAAAATGACAAGATCCAGCAAGAAGCATTACTTGACAAA
- the LOC130282845 gene encoding deoxycytidine kinase 2-like isoform X3: protein MHVILQLIAGHGNLSELSTSQKSGGNLLQMLYDKPKRWAYTFQTYACLSRVRAQLKPVSPKLREAEHPVQFFERSVYSDRYVFASSLFESGSINDTEWAIYQDWHTWLLNQFENEIELDGIIYLRATPEKCMSRLHSRGREEEQGIELEYLESLHYKHEKWLYDRTTQLDFESLRHTPILVLDVNDDFKNDKIQQEALLDKVKDFLMAL, encoded by the exons ATGCATGTCATTCTGCAGCTGATCGCTGGCCATGGTAACCTTTCT gaactgTCTACATCTCAAAAGAGTGGTGGGAACCTCCTTCAGATGCTGTATGACAAGCCAAAACGATGGGCTTACACGTTTCAGACATATGCTTGCTTAAGCCGTGTGAGGGCTCAGCTGAAGCCAGTGTCTCCTAAGCTAAGGGAAGCAGAGCATCCAGTACAGTTCTTTGAGCGTTCTGTGTACAGTGATCG GTATGTCTTTGCCTCAAGCTTATTTGAATCTGGGAGCATCAATGAcacagagtgggccatttatcAGGACTGGCATACATGGCTTTTGAACCAGTTCGAGAATGAAATTGAGCTGGATGGAATTATCTATCTTCGAGCAACGCCAGAG AAATGTATGAGTAGACTTCATTCACGAGGCAGAGAGGAGGAACAGGGAATTGAACTTGAATACTTGGAAAGCCTGCATTATAAACATGAAAAATGGCTATATGACAGAACTACaca GTTGGACTTTGAATCCCTCCGACATACCCCAATTCTAGTGTTGGATGTCAATGATGATTTCAAAAATGACAAGATCCAGCAAGAAGCATTACTTGACAAA